Proteins encoded together in one Monomorium pharaonis isolate MP-MQ-018 chromosome 8, ASM1337386v2, whole genome shotgun sequence window:
- the LOC105831295 gene encoding xanthine dehydrogenase isoform X3 produces MSTCIRFGTNTVTLKSKAESITRNKGILQCTASLYAREKMEKNSNKKLPMCNGNVSHDKFHQDDSNNDESQETISNTLIFYVNGKEVSDKNIEPQWTLLWYLRNKLGLTGTKLGCAEGGCGACTVMISKFDRVTGKITHLAVNACLTPICAVHGLAVTTVEGIGSTKTKLHPAQERIAMAHGSQCGFCTPGIVMSMYALLRTIPKPTMENLETAFQGNLCRCTGYRPIIEGFKTFTEEWERSQLMTNVQEEETNGSSVCSMGDACCKKAFTSKPTEIFNSKEFCPYDPTQEPIFPPKLKMESKLDKQYLIVKGKNVCWYRPTNLKTLLALKEQYPNAKIVIGNTEIGVEIKFKHLIYPILIQPTQVNEMREIIETPEALRIGASVTLIELEETLRRYVNIKLEYTTRIFTEIINMLHWFAGKQIRNVAAVGGNIMTGSPISDLNPIFMAAGIKLNLRCLKYGSRTIPMDHTFFVGYRRNIVLPEEILVSIDIPFTKENQYFIAYKQAKRRDDDIAIVNMALNVYFVPNTNVIQEVHIAFGGMAPTTVLASQTCKKIIGRKWNKSILEEIYDSLLEELPLADNAPGGMIKYRRSLTLSLFFKGFLHISKELSKNTLDVEYMSKELESASDCFHYKVPKSSQYYQVVPKNQDSHDLIGRPIVHTSAFKQATGEAIYCDDMPKYANELYMALVLSTRAHAKILRIDPSKALSIEGVVSFFSSKDVTGDERWVGPVFHDEEVFASEKVISQGQIIGAIVAVDQMTAQAAARMVEIEYQDLQPVIISIEDAIVHESFFPGFPKRIIKGNVDKAFAEADHILEGEVRIGGQEHFYLETNAAIVIPREENELEVFCSTQHPSEIQKLIAHVLNIHVNRVNVRVKRIGGGFGGKESRAALLAIPVALAAYRLQKPVRCMLDRDEDMMISGTRHPFLFKYKVGFDNNGLIKAAKVHMYSNAGTSHDLSVSVMERAMFHFENSYKIPVSEVHGYICKTNLPSNTAFRGFGGPQGMFVAENIIRQIADYLNLDVVKLSELNLYKEGDLTHYNHQLVNCTLNRCWHECLASSRYNNRIVEIQRYNRDNRFKKKGLAIVPTKFGIAFTTLFLNQAGALVHIYTDGSVLISHSGVEMGQGLHTKMIQVASRMLKINPSKIHIVETATDKVPNTSATAASCGSDLNGMAVMNACEEIMKRLQPIINNNPKSTWEEWIKTAYCQRISLSATGFYQTPNIGYSFETNTGNPFNYFTYGVACTEVEIDCLTGDHEVLRTDIVMDLGESLNPAIDIGQIEGAFVQGYGLFTLEEIIYSPTGTLFSRGPGTYKLPGFTDIPQEFNVSLLKGSSNPRAVYSSK; encoded by the exons gTGTCAGATAAGAATATAGAGCCACAATGGACACTTCTATGGTATCTTCGTAACAAAC TTGGGTTGACTGGTACAAAACTTGGTTGTGCGGAAGGAGGATGTGGAGCTTGTACAGTTATGATTTCAAAATTCGATCGTGTCACTGGAAAAATTAC TCATTTGGCTGTCAACGCATGTTTAACACCGATATGTGCGGTACATGGTTTAGCTGTTACTACTGTAGAAGGTATTGGCAGCACAAAGACCAAGTTACATCCAGCACAAGAACGTATTGCTATGGCACATGGATCGCAGTGTGGATTTTGCACACCTGGTATAGTCATGTCCATGTACGCTCTATTGCGCACTATACCGAAACCAACTATGGAAAATTTAGAAACTGCATTTCAAG GTAATCTCTGTAGATGTACAGGATATAGACCGATTATAGAAGGATTCAAGACTTTTACAGAAGAATGGGAACGATCGCAGTTGATGACTAACGTACAAGAGGAAGAGACAAATGGCTCAAGTGTTTGTTCGATGGGTGACGCTTGTTGTAAAAAAGCGTTCACATCTAAACCAACTGAGATTTTCAATTCCAAAGAATTTTGCCCGTATGATCCTACTCAGGAACCGATATTTCCACCAAAATTAAAG ATGGAATCTAAACTGGACAAGCAATATCTGATAGTGAAAGGGAAAAATGTTTGTTGGTACAGACCAACGAATCTTAAGACGTTGCTCGCGCTCAAGGAACAATATCCAAACGCCAAAATTGTTATTGGCAACACAGAAATTG gagtcgaaataaaatttaaacatttaatataccCGATACTTATACAACCGACACAAGTAAATGAGATGcgtgaaattattgaaacacCAGAGGCTCTGAGAATAGGTGCGAGTGTGACTTTGATTGAGCTTGAGGAAACATTGCGACGTTACGTTAACATAAAACTTG aaTACACCACAAGAATCTTTacggaaataataaatatgttacattGGTTTGCTGGAAAACAGATAAGAAATGTTGCT GCGGTGGGCGGTAACATAATGACTGGAAGTCCAATATCGGATTTAAATCCAATCTTTATGGCTGCaggtattaaattaaatttacgttgtttaaAATATGGAAGTCGAACTATACCAATGGATCATACTTTTTTCGTCGGATATCGACGTAATATTGTTTTACCTGAAGAAATATTAGTTTCCATTGATATTCCCTTTACAAAAGAG aatcaatattttattgcttacAAACAAGCGAAAAGGCGAGATGATGATATTGCTATAGTCAACATGGccttaaatgtatattttgttcCTAATACAAATGTAATTCAGGAAGTGCATATTGCATTTGGTGGGATGGCACCTACTACTGTCCTAGCAAGtcaaacttgtaaaaaaataataggaaG aaaatggaATAAATCGATCTTGGAGGAGATTTACGATTCCCTACTCGAGGAACTACCATTAGCGGATAATGCACCAGGAGGAATGATTAAATATCGTCGATCTCTTACTCTTAG tttattttttaaaggatTTCTGCATATTTCTAAGGaattatcaaagaatactTTGGATGTAGAATATATGTCGAAGGAATTAGAAAGCGCTTCGGATTGCTTTCATTACAAAGTACCAAAAAGCTCGCAATATTATCAAGTG GTACCTAAAAATCAAGATTCACACGACTTAATAGGACGTCCTATTGTACACACAAGTGCATTCAAGCAAGCGACAGGAGAAGCAATATATTGCGACGATATGCCCAAATATGCAAATGAATTATACATGGCATTGGTTCTTTCTACTAGAGCacatgcaaaaattttaagaatcgaTCCGTCTAAAGCATTATCTATAGAAGGAGttgtatcatttttttcttcgaaagACGTAACAGGAGATGAAAGATGGGTAGGGCCTGTATTTCACGATGAAGAGGTATTTGCATCGGAAAAG GTTATCAGTCAAGGTCAAATAATTGGCGCGATTGTCGCTGTCGATCAAATGACCGCTCAAGCTGCAGCAAGAATGGTTGAAATAGAATATCAAGATTTACAACCTGTTATCATTTCTATCGAg GACGCTATCGTGCACGAATCGTTCTTTCCAGGCTTTCCTAAGCGTATTATTAAAGGCAATGTAGATAAAGCTTTTGCGGAAGCGGATCATATTTTAGAAGGAGAAGTACGTATAGGCGGACAAGAGCACTTTTATTTGGAGACAAACGCTGCTATTGTCATACCTCGTGAAGAAAATGAGTTGGAAGTATTTTGCTCCACGCAACATCCCAGTGAGATTCAGAAACTGATTGctcatgttttaaatatacatgtgAATAGAGTTAATGTTCGTGTAAAGCGTATAGGAGGTGGATTTGGAGGGAAAGAATCCCGCGCAGCGTTACTCGCGATACCAGTGGCACTTGCAGCGTACAG attaCAGAAACCAGTTCGTTGCATGCTAGATAGAGACGAAGACATGATGATAAGTGGAACGCGACATCCATTTTTATTCAAGTACAAAGTTGGATTTGATAATAACGGTCTTATCAAAGCAGCGAAAGTACATATGTATAGTAATGCAGGTACCTCTCACGATTTATCAGTATcg gtAATGGAACGCGCCATGTTTCACTTtgaaaattcatataaaattccaGTGTCGGAAGTACACGGATAcatatgtaaaacaaatttgcCATCAAATACAGCTTTCCGAGGCTTCGGTGGACCACAAGGAATGTTCGTAgctgaaaatattattcgGCAAATCGCCGATTATCTAAATCTGGATGTTGTAAag TTGTccgaattaaatttgtacaaGGAAGGCGATTTAACGCATTACAACCATCAACTAGTCAATTGTACTTTAAATCGCTGCTGGCACGAGTGTCTAGCGTCTTCCcgttataataatagaatagtCGAGATTCAACGTTACAACAG AGACAACCGGTTTAAGAAAAAAGGACTCGCGATTGTACCTACAAAGTTTGGTATAGCGTTTACCACATTGTTCTTGAATCAAGCAGGTGCATTGGTGCACATCTATACCGACGGTTCAGTGCTAATCAGTCATAGTGGCGTTGAGATGGGACAAGGTCTACACACAAAAATGATTCAA GTTGCTAGCAGAATGTTAAAGATAAATCCATCCAAGATACATATCGTTGAAACAGCTACCGATAAAGTCCCCAATACATCTGCTACCGCGGCGAGTTGTGGATCTGATCTCAATGGCATGGCTGTTATG AATGCATGTGAGGAAATCATGAAACGATTACAACcgataattaacaataatccGAAAAGTACTTGGGAGGAGTGGATAAAAACGGCATATTGTCAAAGGATAAGTTTATCTGCCACTGGTTTTTACCAAACACCCAACATTGGATATTCCTTCGAAACTAATACAGGAAatccttttaattatttcacatatgGCGTAGCTTGTACAGAGGTGGAGATTGACTGTCTTACCGGTGATCATGAG GTTTTACGAACAGATATTGTCATGGATTTGGGAGAGAGTTTAAATCCAGCCATTGACATAGGACAAATCGAAGGTGCCTTCGTTCAAGGATATGGTTTATTCACGTTAgaggaaattatttattcgccAACAGGGACTTTATTCAGCAGAGGCCCCGGCACATACAAATTACCAGGTTTTACTGACATACCTCAGGAATTTAATGTTTCCTTATTAAAAGGATCATCCAATCCAAGAGCAGTATACTCTTCGaag taa